The proteins below are encoded in one region of Accipiter gentilis chromosome 12, bAccGen1.1, whole genome shotgun sequence:
- the PRMT9 gene encoding protein arginine N-methyltransferase 9: protein MSFRMPNSNAKFHCNHRGGQEAGRRELVSRSLQSAQHCLEDQDFGTAYAHYLLVLNLAPELKSSVKETFQFTLFKWAEELDSLARIQDLFNCYEQALELYPNDEVICNSMGEHLFRMGFRDEAAGYFHKAVKLNPDFADAKENFYRVANWLVERWHFIMLNDTKRNLTYLKAIENAVRSGCKSVLDIGTGTGILSMFAKKAGASFVYACELSKTMYELACDVVAANNMEREIKLLHLKSLDIEIPKHIPERVSLVVTETVDAGLFGEGIVESLIHAWEHLLLQPKPKNQDVSTGDYGRVIPASATIFGMAVECKEIRRHHRVGTQEVAGVCLSNSVQFFSPTYASAGSEETVEPYTTEKLSRIPGGYVPLTEPCQVMTVDFNNLQELKSLAARKPWKLSLPVTEGGILDAIVVWFVLQLDDEHTLSTSPSEETCWEQAVYPVQGLLDYSVKTGDTVMMEVCCQDCYLKIQKVSSLTSECGMDFSDRDDTLSLGNEAELCNALAGLQTTSKQDGNGQVCVLESTEIALLNNLPYHKCFKAAMGKVLLSLNPTKDLQSMDVDGHGSGMNLQESQNKSSLDMAPDPLYILDVSEGFSILPIIAGKLGPVRAYSSIEKEQHQAALNVISEANHFPKETLEFWLSHLEDESVVLQRPKSDKLWSIIILDVIETSGLIQQEVMEKAAISRCLLHSGGKIFPQYVLVYGMLVESESLLLESAVQGTEPTLGFNIAPFINQFKVPVRVYLDLSTLPCLPLSKPAELLRLDLMNPLLNSSSREVKVQICKSGRVTAIPFWYHIYLDEDHSLNTSDASSHWKQAAVVLDEPIQVQVGDELVLDVQHHKSNISITVKR, encoded by the exons ATGTCCTTCAGAATGCCCAACTCCAACGCTAAATTTCATTGTAACCATAGAGGTGGTCAGGAAGCTGGCAGGCGGGAGTTGGTTTCCAGGTCTTTGCAGAGTGCTCAGCATTGCCTGGAGGACCAGGATTTTGGAACTGCATATGCTCACTATCTCCTGGTACTAAATCTAGCTCCTGAGTTAAAAAGTAGTGTCAAA GAAACGTTTCAGTTTACTCTCTTTAAATGGGCAGAAGAGCTAGATTCTCTGGCACGGATTCAAGATCTGTTTAACTGTTATGAACAAGCACTTGAACTGTATCCGAATGATGAAGTGATATGTAATAGTATGGGAGAACATCTTTTCAG AATGGGCTTTAGAGATGAAGCAGCTGGATATTTTCATAAAGCAGTGAAGCTTAACCCAGACTTTGCTGATGCAAAGGAGAATTTTTACCGCGTTGCAAACTGGCTTGTGGAACGCTGGCACTTCATCATGCTCAATGATACCAAGAGGAACCTTACTTACCTAAAAGCTATTGAGAATGCTGTCCGCTCAGGGTGCAAGTCTGTCCTTGATATTGGAACAGGAACAGGAATTTTGAG tatgtttgcAAAAAAGGCAGGAGCATCTTTTGTCTATGCCTGTGAATTATCGAAAACCATGTATGAACTTGCCTGTGATGTGGTAGCTGCAAATAATATGGAAAGAGAGATCAAACTTCTGCATTTGAAGTCACTTGATATAGAAATTCCAAAGCATATACCTGAAAG AGTTTCATTGGTTGTCACAGAAACAGTTGATGCTGGTTTGTTTGGAGAAGGAATTGTGGAGAGCCTGATACATGCTTGGGAACATCTACTTTTACAACCAAAG CCTAAAAATCAAGATGTCAGTACTGGAGACTATGGCAGAGTTATTCCTGCAAGTGCTACAATATTTGGAATGGCAGTGGAATGCAAAGAAATACGTAGACATCACAG AGTGGGAACACAAGAAGTTGCTGGTGTGTGCTTGTCAAATTCAGTGCAGTTCTTTAGTCCAACATACGCTTCTGCTGGTTCAGAGGAAACTGTTGAACCTTACACCACTGAGAAGCTCAGTCGTATTCCTGGGGGTTATGTACCTCTGACAGAACCCTGTCAAGTAATGACAGTAGATTTCAACAATCTGCAG GAGCTGAAAAGCCTTGCAGCTAGAAAGCCCTGGAAGCTCAGCCTGCCAGTCACTGAAGGAGGAATACTAGATGCTATTGTGGTGTGGTTTGTACTACAGCTTGATGATGAGCACACTCTATCTACAAGTCCCAGTGAGGAAACTTGCTGGGAACAGGCAGTCTATCCTGTGCAGGGCCTCCTTG ATTATTCTGTGAAGACTGGAGATACTGTGATGATGGAAGTTTGCTGCCAAGACTGCTACTTGAAGATCCAGAAGGTTTCTTCTTTGACTTCAGAGTGTGGGATGGACTTCAGTGACAGAGATGACACACTGAGTTTGGGCAATGAGGCTGAATTATGTAatgctctggctggtcttcagaCAACTAGCAAACAGGATGGCAATGGTCAAGTATGTGTGTTGGAATCCACAGAAATAGCCCTGCTGAACAATCTACCATACCACAAATGTTTTAAAGCTGCCATGGGCAAAGTGCTGTTGTCATTAAATCCAACTAAGGACTTGCAGTCCATGGATGTTGATGGACATGGCAGTGGGATGAACCTCCAAGAGAGTCAGAACAAGAGCTCTCTAGATATGGCTCCTGACCCTTTGTACATTTTAGATGTATCTGAAGGCTTCTCCATCCTGCCAATTATAGCTGGCAAACTTGGACCAGTTAGAGCCTATAGTTCTATTGAGAAAGAACAGCATCAGGCAGCACTTAATGTAATTTCAGAAGCTAACCATTTCCCTAAGGAAACACTAGAGTTTTGGCTCAGCCACTTAGAAGATGAAAGTGTGGTTCTACAGAGACCCAAATCAGACAAATTGTGGAGTATTATTATCTTGGATGTTATAGAGACATCAGGTTTAATCCAGCAGGAGGTGATGGAAAAGGCTGCAATATCCAG ATGTTTACTTCACAGTGGAGGGAAGATTTTCCCACAGTATGTGTTGGTATATGGAATGCTTGTAGAATCAGAGTCTCTGTTACTGGAGAGTGCTGTTCAAGGAACAGAACCAACTCTTGGGTTTAATATAGCCCCTTTTATCAACCAGTTCAAG GTACCTGTTCGTGTGTATTTGGATCTCTCTACATTACCATGTCTACCCCTGAGCAAGCCAGCAGAGCTTTTGAGGCTAGATCTCATGAACCCTTTGTTGAACAGCTCCAGCAGAGAAGTGAAG gtaCAAATTTGTAAGTCTGGCCGAGTCACTGCAATTCCCTTCTGGTACCACATCTATCTAGATGAAGACCATAGCTTGAATACATCTGATGCATCCTCACACTGGAAACAAGCTGCAGTTGTTCTCGATGAACCCATCCAAGTTCAGGTTGGAGATGAACTTGTGCTTGATGTTCAACACCATAAAAGCAATATTAGCATTACAGTTAAACGGTGA